The genomic DNA TTCACTTTTTGCATCTCCACCAAAAGTATTCCTTTTACTGTTTGGATTATTTTCTTTAACTTTATAAGCGAGAGCTTTCGCTCTAAGATCAAGTCTTCTATTGTACTCATTTGGGCCTTCGTAAAGCAATATAGTTTCATGTCTTTCTTTTGAAGCGTTAGCTTTAATATGAGTAGAATCAGTTAATAATAGCTTCCCACCAACTATATTTTCTTTTATACAGAGTCTAACGATTTCATCAAATATTTCTTGAAATAAATTAGAATTTCTAAATCTTCCATTCCTGTTTTTAGATAAAGATGTTCTATCTGGTACTTTTTCATCAAGATCTATTCCTAAAAACCATCTATATGCTAAATTTACTTGTATCTCATTTAGTAGTTTTCTTTCAGAATCTATGTTGTATAAAGATGCTAAAAGTATTATTTTCACTAGAACTACAGGATCTATAGAAGGCCTACCCCTAGGTGAATATAAGTTATTTACTTTATCATAGATAAATGAAAAATCTATTTTATTGTTAATTTTTCTGAGCAAATGATTTTTGGGTACCAAATCATCAAGAGTAGAAGATATAATTTTAAATTCTTTTTTGATATTTTTCTTTAGCATTACGTCCTCCTTGTTAGTAAAAAAATAAGAACTAGATATAAATTCTAATTCTTATTTTAACTTATAATACTAAGTTTTTCACCACGCCCTATTAAGCAGGTTATAACTGCAAATAATGCTACTATGCCAATTAAAAGAGTCCATATCAATCCAATACCAAGATTATTTAGCACAGTATTTATAGTTGATAATTGAGTATTATAATCAGGTGTTGATACAATTTGAGATATATAAGTGTTAATTGTATTACTTAAATCGTAAAGAGCTATAGCACCTACACGTATAAATGTATAGGCGACAATAGCTTTAATGATGTTTATAATAAGCAAATGAACGTTTATACAGTCACTTTCTAAGTAGTCGATATAAACATTAGCAATGGCAAAAAGAATTCCTACAGCAAGCAGTATAAGCCCTATAAAGTCAAATAGGGCTAGAATATTAGTTACTAGATTGTTGCTAAAAAGATCAATTGAGGCATTAGTCATATATGTTAATACTTTTCCTGCCATACCAATAATTTGATCTTTAAGATAAGTAAAGACTATATCCATCATAAAGAATCACCTGTCTTTTTTTTATATTATTATCCAATTAAAGCCCAACCCCATACTGGGAATGTAGTTACAAGTGTAATTCCTGCAACCATTAGGATTATTCCTAAAAGCTCTATTTCTACACCACGTTTGTAAGACGCTACCGCTTTAGCTATCAGAACGCACAAAATAGCAACAAGAACAACGTCTATGACAGGTACAACAACTGTATTAACTATAGGTTTAATTTGGTTTATAACATTGTCTTTAGCTTGATTTAAGGCACCGTTTGCATCTGCATAAGCATATTGTGTTCCTGCTGTAATAAAAGCTCCTGCACCTGCTGTAATCACTGGTAATTTTTTTAATAAATTTTTAATTTTCATTTCAATTCCTCCTAAAATTTAAATAATTTTTTTAATATAAAAAACTGTATTGATTATCTTTTAATCAATACAGTTTTCATTCTTTATTATCAATAACTTGATGGCACATCATTAGTTATCGCTCCTCTATTTTCATCAAATATGAATTTTTTTCTTTTGCCCTTTTTATAAGACTGCCTATTCCAAAGTAAAAATGAGTAAGTACCAACACTTTCATTTGGATTTATACCGTAATTTTTTTCTTCTCTAAGTTCTTTTAAATCATCTGCACTTAGTAAATTACTATGCTCTAGTTCAAAAGCACTGTCATTATTTTTATCTATATTGAGTGATTTTTTATTCTCTAGCCTTTTAGAATTGATTTCATTATTGTTAATTACATTCCTTTTAAAGAATGATCTTAAAGTGTTTTCATTTACATTTAATATCTCTGCTATCTCCTTGTACTTTAATCCACTTTTATATAATTCGATTGATTTCTCTTTATTAAAAGTTATTTTTCTACCCGACATTTACATTCCTCCATTTGCAACATTTTTTATTGATTTTTGGGAACACTTCTAACCCCTTATACACCTGTGTCTATATACTGAATTATTTGACTTTCTTAATTATTTTTTGTAGCCTACTTCATTAAGTAAATCATCTTCAAAGTAATTTAGTATTTTTTTAAGTTTTAAGATAGTTTTATAAGGTGGAATAATTTTCCCATTTTCATATGAAG from Clostridium pasteurianum BC1 includes the following:
- a CDS encoding helix-turn-helix transcriptional regulator, with the translated sequence MIKLTMLRLERNLTQEKLATYIGKSRSTLSSYENGKIIPPYKTILKLKKILNYFEDDLLNEVGYKK
- a CDS encoding conjugal transfer protein TrbL family protein, whose product is MMDIVFTYLKDQIIGMAGKVLTYMTNASIDLFSNNLVTNILALFDFIGLILLAVGILFAIANVYIDYLESDCINVHLLIINIIKAIVAYTFIRVGAIALYDLSNTINTYISQIVSTPDYNTQLSTINTVLNNLGIGLIWTLLIGIVALFAVITCLIGRGEKLSIIS
- a CDS encoding DUF3852 family protein; this encodes MKIKNLLKKLPVITAGAGAFITAGTQYAYADANGALNQAKDNVINQIKPIVNTVVVPVIDVVLVAILCVLIAKAVASYKRGVEIELLGIILMVAGITLVTTFPVWGWALIG
- a CDS encoding helix-turn-helix domain-containing protein; this encodes MSGRKITFNKEKSIELYKSGLKYKEIAEILNVNENTLRSFFKRNVINNNEINSKRLENKKSLNIDKNNDSAFELEHSNLLSADDLKELREEKNYGINPNESVGTYSFLLWNRQSYKKGKRKKFIFDENRGAITNDVPSSY